DNA from Microbacterium foliorum:
GCGGATGCAGCCTCAGCGACGGCGACCCCGTAGGAGGTATCGGTGAGGAAGGCCGACTCCGCTTCCTCAAGGAGGTTGGCGAAGCGGGAGAGGTCTGGAGTGGAGGAAGGCATAGGTCTACCTATCGCTCGAAACGACCTTCCCTCCTGGTCCTGCCCAAGACGTGCCCAATCTGGTGGGCATGACGTACCCTGATCCGCAGGGAAGCTAGTTCATTTTCTTGTTTTTCAGCGCGATTCCGGCCCAGGTCGGGAATGGTGATGATTCTCAGTAGCCTCGTCCTCGGCGCAGGCGGGTGTATTCGAGCACGACGCAGCCGTTGTCGAAGGAGCGCACCTGGTCGAGACCGAACATCGTCGGGGCGAACGGGTGTCTCGCCATCGGGATGCCGGAACCGGCGATCACCGGGTACTTCTTGACGATCAGTCTGTCGATCTCGTCGAGCAGCGCGCCCGCGAGCATCGCCCCGCCCGCGAGGTAGATGCCGAGGCCGGGCTCGGCCTTGAGAGCACGCACCCTCGCGACCGGATCCGTGCGCACGATCTCGACGTTCGGCTCATCCGGGTCGGCGACCGTCGTGCTGAACACCACGGTCCGCAGCTGCGAGTACGGATCGGTGATCCCGGCCTGCAGCGCGGGCTCGTAGGTGCGACGACCCATCACCACGGTGTCGAACCGAGTGAGCGGCTCGTCGACGCCTCCCCGCCCCGCTCTCACATGCGCGGGCTGGATGTCGGCGAGCTCCGTGCCCAGCGTCTCGGCGAACGCCGGGGTCACGGGATAGAAGTCGACCTCGTCGTCGGGCCCCGCGATGAATCCGTCGAGGGTCACGCCGATGTAGTAGGTGAGTTCTCGCATGCCGACCACAGTAACCACTACGCATGAAGTACGTCAAGCGTAGTGGTTACCGTGAAGGGTCAGAGGTCGGCGAGGAGTGGCACCAGCTCGCGGAAGGCCCGCGCCCGATGCGACTGCGACTGCTTCTCGTCGGCGCTGAAATCGCCCACGGTGCGCTCGGCACCCGCCGGCTGCCCGTCCGGGATGAAGATCGGGTCGTAGCCGAATCCGCCACCACCGGATGCCGACCTCGCGAGGCGCCCCGGCCAGTTCCCGACGACCACGTGCTCGGCACCCGCCGGGGTCACCAGGGCGATCGTCGACGTGAAGTGCGCGCTGCGGTGCGGATCCGCGATGTCATGCAGCTGATCGAGGAGCAGTGCGAGATTGGCCGCAGCATCCTTCTTCTGCCCCGCCCAGTAGGCGGAGAACACGCCGGGTGACCCGCCGAGCACGTCGACGCAGATGCCGGAGTCGTCGGCGAGAGCCGCGAGACCCGTGTGCAGCGAGGCGGCGCGCGCCTTGATGAGCGCGTTCTCGGCGAACGTCACTCCGTCTTCGATCGGCTCCGGACCGTCGTAGCCGATGACCTCGAGATCAGGACGCGTCACCGCGACGATCTGCTGGAACTCGTCGACCTTGTGCGGGTTGTGCGTGGCGAGGACGACCTCCATCAGCCCGCGAGTGCCTTCAGCTGCTCGCTCTTGAGGTCGGCGCAGCCGGCGACGCCCAGGTCGAGCAGCGCATCCAGCTCGCGCTTGTCGAAGGGGGCGCCTTCGGCGGTGCCCTGCACCTCGACGAACAGGCCGCGTCCGGTGACCACGATGTTCATGTCGGTCTCGGCGCGGACGTCTTCGACGTATGCCAGATCGAGCATGGGCTCGCCGTCGATGATCCCGACGGAGACCGCGGAGACCGAGTCCAGCAGGGGCGTCGAATTCTTGCCGATGAACTTCTTCTCACGACCCCACTCGATCGCATCGGCCAGAGCGACGTAGGCCCCGGTGATCGCGGCGGTGCGCGTTCCGCCATCGGCCTGCAGCACGTCGCAGTCGATCACGATCGTGTTCTCGCCCAGGGCCTTGGTGTCGACGACCGCACGCAGCGCCCGGCCGATCAGGCGCGAGATCTCGTGCGTGCGTCCGCCGATGCGGCCCTTCACACTCTCGCGGTCGTTGCGGCTGTTGGTGGCGCGGGGAAGCATCGAGTACTCGGCGGTGACCCACCCCTTGCCCTTGCCGGTGAGCCAGCGGGGCACGCCGTTCGTGAACGAGGCGGTGCACAGCACCTTCGTGCCCCCGAAGCTGATCAGGGCCGATCCCTCGGCATGAGCGCTCCACCCGCGCTCGATGGTGATCTCGCGGAGCTGGTCGGTGGAACGGCCGTCGGCACGGACGATGCTGGTCATGAGAATCCTTCGGGTGGGGGTGGGTGAAGCGAAGACGGAGGAGGGAGGGACGCCGAGGTCAGAGCCCGGAGGCGTGCCCCGGAAGGGTGATGACGCCGGTCTCCACGAGCTGCACATCGCGCACCTCGTGACCCATCAGTCGGTTGGCGAGCGCGGTGAACTCGATGGCCGAATCGCCGGTCGCCTCGTACACATACGACGCCGTGGCGTCGGGGGATGCGAGCAGATCTCCACGGACCAGCTGGCGGTAGACGTCGCCCGCCGTCTCATCGTCGCTGGAGACGAGCGTGACCCCCTCCCCCATCACATAACTGATCGCGCCGCGCAGGAAGGGGTAGTGCGTGCACCCGAGCACGAGCGTGTCGACCCCGGCGTCACGCAGCGGTGCGAGGTAGTGCTCGGCGGTGGCGAGCACCTCGGGGGTCCCGGTGATGCCGCCCTCGACGAACTCGACGAAGCGCGGACATGCGGCTGTGAAGACCTCGAGACGCTCGTTCACCTCGAGCATGTCCTGATAGGCGCGAGAGCCGATGGTCCCGACCGTGCCGATGACACCGACCCGTCCGTTTCGCGTGGTCGACACGGCCCGGCGCACGGCGGGACCGATCACCTCGACCACGGGCACGTCATAGCGTTCGCGCGCGTCGCGCAGCATGGCCGCGGATGCCGTGTTGCAGGCGATCACGAGCATCTTGACGCCCTGGTCGACGAGAGTGTCGAGAACCTCGAGGCTGTAGCGCCGCACGTCGGCGATGGGTTTCGGGCCGTAGGGCGAGTGCGCGGTGTCGCCGATGTAGACGAACGATTCCCGGGGCAGCTGGGCTCGGATGGCCCTGGCCACCGTGAGTCCGCCGACACCGGAGTCGAAGATTCCGATCGGGGCGTCGTTCATGACTACCCAGCCTACCCGCGCGCACCGCTGGTCATGCTCAGGAACTCGAGCGGATCTCGTCACTATGCTGAGCGGATGACGACGTCCACGGCGCTTCTGACCGATCGTTACGAGCTCACCATGCTCGCCGCCGCACTCCGCGACGGCACGGCCTCGCGGCCCAGCGTGTTCGAGCTGTTCTCCCGCCGCCTGTCGGGCGGACGTCGTTTCGGCGTGGTCGCCGGCACGGGGCGTCTGCTCAGCCTGCTGCGCGAGTTCCGATTCGAGGACGACGAGCTGCGGTTCCTCCGCGACAACAACGTGGTCGACGCGGATTCGCTGCGTTACCTCGAGAGCTACCGTTTCACCGGCTCCATCCGCGGCTACCGCGAGGGCGAGCTGTATTTTCCCGGATCTCCCATCCTGACCGTCGAGGGCAGCTTCGCCGATGCGGTCGTGCTCGAGACCCTGGCCCTCAGCGTCCTCAACCACGACTCGGCCGTGGCCACCGCCGCGTCACGCATGAGCATCGCCGCCGGCGAGCGACCCCTGGCGGAGATGGGCTCGCGCCGAGCCGCCGAGCAGTCCGCGGTCGCAGCCGCCAGGGCGGCGTACATCGCCGGCTTCGGCGCGACGAGCAACCTCGAGGCCGGTCGGCGCTGGGGCATCCCGACGATGGGAACCGCCGCGCACTCCTGGACGCTGCTGCACGAGAGCGAGGAAGAGGCCTTCCGCTCCCAGATCGACAGCCTCGGAACCGCGACGACGCTGCTCGTCGACACCTATGACATCCGCACCGGCGTCGAGACCGCGATCCGGGTGGCGGGGACCGGCCTCGGCGGCGTGCGCATCGACTCCGGCGACCTGCCCATCGTCGCCGCCGAGGTGCGCGCACAGCTCGACGAGCTCGGCGCGACCGACACGCGCATCACCGTCACGAGCGACCTCGACGAGTACGCCATCGCGGCCCTGGCCGCGTCACCGGTCGACGCCTACGGGGTCGGCACCTCGGTGGTGACGGGGTCGGGATACCCCACGGCCAGCATGGTCTACAAGCTGGTCGCTCGGCAGGACCCGAACGGCGCATGGATCGGGGTCGCGAAGGCGTCGACGGACAAGGCGTCGCACGGAGGACGCAAGGCGGCGTTCCGCACGCTCGTCGACGGAGTCGCGAGCGCGGAGACGGTCGTGGTGTCGGACGGCTTCGAAGAGCTCGGCACTCCCGCGCAGCATCCGGACGGACGCGCGCTGCAGACGACGTTCGTCGAGGGCGGCGAGATCGACCGGTCCTTCGAGGGGCCGGCGGGGACGACGTCGGCTCGAGCGCATCATCTGCGCGTGCGGGAGGAGCTTCCGGTGCGGGCGCTCGCGCTGAGCAAATCCGACCCGGCGATCCCCACGGTCTTCGTCGACGCGGGCTGAGCGTCGCTGACGCGGTGGCGCGTCAGCGCACCATCGATTCGTAGATCTCCTTGCAGGTGGGGCAGATCGGGAACTTCTCGGGGTCTCGACCCGGAGTCCATTTCTTGCCGCACAGTGCGCGTACCGGCTTTCCGGTGATCGCGGACTCGAGGATCTTGTCTTTCTTGACGTAGTGCGAGAAGCGCTCGTGGTCTCCCGGTTCGAGATTCTCCTCGCGGAGGAGTTCTTCGAGTTCGCGATCGAGCGTTGCCACGCCACCCTGATCGGGGCTGTCCAGCGGAGTACTCATTCCGAGAGTCTAGCCGTGGAGCACCCGGGGTAGGCGGCGGTCACGCGGTCTCGACGAACTCCATCAGGCGCTCACCCTGACGCTCGAAGGTGCGCCCGCCCAGTGCCACGCCTGCCGCGAGCGCGACGGCTCCTGTCGCGAGTCCCACCCAGAACGTCGCGGGCGCGAACTGCCCGCCTTCGACGACCGTGAGCACCAGCAGCCAGATCGTCGGGATGCTGACCACGATCGCGCCGAGGAACGCGATGGCGGGGCCGTACGTGCCCCGAGAGGTCGGACGCTGCGGCTGTTGGAACGGACTGTCACCCGGGCGCGAGACCGCGTAGGGCGCGACGACCGACACGATGCTGGAGAAGCCGAGACCGGAGAGCAGCAGAGTGGCGCCCAGGCCGGTGAGCGGCAGCAGGAGCCGCCAGTCGTCGATCCAGAGCAGGGTGAGCGGCACTGCGACGGCCAGCACGGGGATCGCGACGAGCGCGACCGGGACCAGACGCCCCAGCCTGTCGGGCAGTCCCCGCACGCCGCTGGCGACGTGCGTCCACAGCGCAGTGGAATCGTACGCGACGTCATTGTGCGGCAACCATCCGAAGAAGAGCGCCATGACCGGCACCGGGACCAGCGCGGCGATCTCGAGCGGCACACCCGCGACCAGCAGCGGCAGCACGGTGAGCACGCCGGCGACGGGCACCACGATGAGGTTCATGATGTACCGACGGTCGCGCAGCCAGTAGACCAGGCTGCGCGAGGCGATCGCGCCGAACGCGTTCGACGGCATCAGGCCGAACCAGCCGAGCCCCGACCGCTCGCGTGACGCCACCGGACGCGCGGTGGTGGTGAGCAGCCGACGCACCAGCCAGGACCAGAGGATCCAGAGTCCCGCCGCGGTGATCAGTGTGACGAGGCCGCTGATCCATGAACCGGTCGGGTCGTCCGAGGCGAAGGAGAAGAGCACGCGTGACGGCGCGGCGAGGGGCGTGAACCCGACGGATGCGGTGAGCGCGCCCACCGCGGCGGGCACCTGCCCGTCCCATCTCAGCGAGGCGAGGAAGACCGCGACCGGGAACGCCACCACGACGACGGCCAGCGCGAAGAGGGCGGTGAGTTCGCGCGAACGGCGTTCGGGTAGCAGGAGGGCGTTGACCGCCATGCTGACGCGCGCGGCGAGGGTCGCGGTCAGGAGACTGACGATGCTCATCAGCACGGCGAGGCCCCAGGGTGCGCCGAGCGCGATCGAGACGATGCACACGCTGACGTTGACCGCGATCAGCGCGAGGCTCGGCACGCTGACCAGGGAGGCGAGCGCGAGAATCCACGGCATCTGCCGCTCGTTCACTCCGAACACCGCGAAGCGGCGGGGGTCGAGCTGATCGGCGGAGCCCACGAGAAGCGGTCCGACGAGGAAGCCCAGGAGCAGTGCGGCGTTGCCGAGGATGATCACCGTGCGTGCCACGGCCACCGGAGCGTCGACGAGGCTGAGCACGGCGGCGCAGACCACGGCGGTGAGGGCGACGACGACGGCGAGCACGACCAGCGTCCGGCCCCGACGTTCGCCGCGCAGCGATCCGATCAGGAGCGCAGCTCTCAGTCGGAGAACGTGTGCAGCCACTCGAGCCCCTCCACCTCTCCGATGCCGCCGGAGAGCTCGACGAATCGCGCTTCGAGGGTCTGCCCCGCGCGCACCTCGTCTACGGTGCCTTCGGCGAGTACCTCACCTCCGACGATGATCGCCACTCGGGAGCAGACGCGCTCCACGAGATCCATTCCATGACTGGACAGGATCACCGTCCCACCGTGCGCGACGTAAGCACGCAGGATGTCGAGGATCACCGCGGAAGACACGGGATCGACGGCCTCGAACGGCTCATCGAGCACCAGCACGCGCGGCGAATGGATCATCGCACCGGCGAGCATGATCTTCTTCGTCATACCCGCCGAATAGTCGGAGACCACGCGGTTGAGGGCCTCGCCCAGATCGAAGGCCCGCGCGAGGTCTCCCACGCGCTTCTCGATCACGTCGGACTGGAGGCCCCGCAGCAGACCGTAGTAGTAGAGCAGCTGGCGCCCGGTCAGTCGATCGAACGTCCGCAGCCGATCGGGGAGGACACCCATCATGCGCTTCGCTGCGAGCGGCTTCTTCGCCTGATCGATGCCGCAGATCACCACCTCGCCCCGATCAGAGCGCAGCAGTCCTGCGACGATCGACAGCGTGGTCGTCTTTCCTGCACCGTTGGGGCCGACGATCCCGTAGAACGATCCGGCAGGCACGGTCAGGTCGATGCCGTTCACGGCCGTGTGGTCGCCGAAGCTCTTGACGAGCCCGCGGATCCGGATCGCCTCGCTCGCCGATGCCGCCCCCGCGCCGTCGACCGGCTGCTCGCCTGCGCCGACGTCAGCGATGGCACCGTCGTCGTCGACGACGGGCGGCTCGTCCTCGGTGCTCACGACGTCGTCGGCGGGAGCGTCAGCTGGAGCCTCCTCCACGACCGGAGCCTCCTCCACGACGGGAGCCTCCTCCACGGTGGGAGCTTCCTCCACGACGGGAGCCTCCTCCACGACCGGAGCTTCCTCCACGACGGGAGCCTCCTCCACGACGGGAGCCTCGGTGTCTTCCGCGGGGATGGCCTCGGGCTCCTCGGGCTCCTCGGGCACCGCTGGTGCGCTCACCGAGACCTCGCCGGAAGCCGTCTCGCCGCGGGCGGCGGAGATCGGCGTCTCCGTCTCGACCGTGCGCGCGCCCGAGGCCTCCGCACCGATCGTCTCCGCGGGCCGATCGTCGGCAACGGCGGTCTTCTCCGCCTCGACGGCCTCCGCTTCCGCAGCCTTGGCGGCGGCAGCCTTGGCCGCCGCCGCCCTCGCGGCAGCCGTCTTGGCAGCGGTGGTGCGAGCCGCCGCCGCGCGAGCCTTGGTCTTCGCTGCGGCGCTCTTCTCCGCTGCCGCCTTGGCTGCGGCGGTCTTCGATGCGACGCTCTTGGATGCGGCGGGCTTCGATGCGGCGGGCTTCGCCGATGCCGCCTTCGCAGCGCTCGTCTTCGCCTCTGTGGTCTTGGCCGCTGTCGTCCTGGAGTTCCTGGCAGCAGCGGCGCGCGCGGCGGATGCGGTCTTCGTCGGCGCGGCGGATCGTGCCGTCTCTCCGGTGACCGGACTGATCCGCAGCGCAGGCTCCGCGACGACCTCGATGGTCGCAGCGGCCTTGTCTGCAGACGCCTTGGCGGGCGTGCGCGGGGCCGCGGCCTTCTTCACCGGAGCCTTCTTCGTGGGAGTCCTCCGAGCCGGCGTCTTATTCTCAGGCACGGGCGCAGCGTCAGCCGCCTGATCGGTGGGGTCGTCGGGGGAAGCAGTCACCGTCCTACGGTATCAACGGGCGATCGATTTCTTCGGGTCGCCGCAACAATTACCCGGTCGACACGCAGGTTCGCCGAACGAGTCAACCCCTTTACGAATCTGAGTGCGGGGTGTGTACTGGATCACGAATTGGCAACAGCGGCCTCCAGCCCCCGGGGTTCCCAGGCTCGGTCGATACCATGACTCTCGGCACGACGAAGTGTCTGATCGGTGAACCGATCGTGAACACAACTTCCTTTAGGAGCACTCGTGACTCTTCAGACCGTCATCCTCGCAGCCGGAATGGGCTCGCGCCTGGGCCGTGCACTGCCCAAGCCGCTCACCGAGCTCAGCGACGGACGCACCATCATGCGTCAGCAGCACGACAACATCCGCGCAGCTTTCGGTTCCGACGCCCGCATCACGTCCGTCGTCGGATACCGCGCCGAGACCATCATCGAGGCCTTCCCGAACGTCAACTACGTGCACAACGAGCGCTACGACGAGACCAACACATCCAAGAGCCTGCTGCGTGCCCTCGGTGCCACGGGCAAGGCCGGCGTTCTCTGGATGAACGGCGACGTCGTCTTCGACCCGATGATCCTCGGGCGTGCGGCCGCATACATCGAGCGCGACCAGTCGTTCGTCACGGTCAACACCTCGAAGGTCAGCGACGAGGAGGTGAAGTACACGGTCACGGCCGAGGGCTTCATCGACAAGCTGTCGAAGACCGTGAGGGGCGGCCTGGGCGAGGCCGTCGGCATCAACTACATCTCCGCCGCGAACAAGAAGGCGTTCATGCGCCAGCTGCAGCGGGTCGAAGACCAGGACTACTTCGAGCGCGGTCTCGAGCTCGCGATCGCCGAGGACGGACTGCTCCTCGAGCCGATGGATGTCTCGGACCTCTACGCGGTCGAGGTCGACTTCGCCGAGGATCTCGAGCGGGCGAACCTGTTCGTCTGATCGTCTTCCACGAAAGCCCGGCCCCGTCAAGGGAGCCGGGCTTTCGGCTTTTTCGCGGCCAGGGTTCCTAGGATCGACGCATGGGCCCCAAGGTGCACAAGATCCACTCTCTTCCCGACGATTCCCCGTGGGACAAGGGAG
Protein-coding regions in this window:
- the murI gene encoding glutamate racemase; protein product: MNDAPIGIFDSGVGGLTVARAIRAQLPRESFVYIGDTAHSPYGPKPIADVRRYSLEVLDTLVDQGVKMLVIACNTASAAMLRDARERYDVPVVEVIGPAVRRAVSTTRNGRVGVIGTVGTIGSRAYQDMLEVNERLEVFTAACPRFVEFVEGGITGTPEVLATAEHYLAPLRDAGVDTLVLGCTHYPFLRGAISYVMGEGVTLVSSDDETAGDVYRQLVRGDLLASPDATASYVYEATGDSAIEFTALANRLMGHEVRDVQLVETGVITLPGHASGL
- the rdgB gene encoding RdgB/HAM1 family non-canonical purine NTP pyrophosphatase, which gives rise to MEVVLATHNPHKVDEFQQIVAVTRPDLEVIGYDGPEPIEDGVTFAENALIKARAASLHTGLAALADDSGICVDVLGGSPGVFSAYWAGQKKDAAANLALLLDQLHDIADPHRSAHFTSTIALVTPAGAEHVVVGNWPGRLARSASGGGGFGYDPIFIPDGQPAGAERTVGDFSADEKQSQSHRARAFRELVPLLADL
- a CDS encoding ABC transporter ATP-binding protein → MTASPDDPTDQAADAAPVPENKTPARRTPTKKAPVKKAAAPRTPAKASADKAAATIEVVAEPALRISPVTGETARSAAPTKTASAARAAAARNSRTTAAKTTEAKTSAAKAASAKPAASKPAASKSVASKTAAAKAAAEKSAAAKTKARAAAARTTAAKTAAARAAAAKAAAAKAAEAEAVEAEKTAVADDRPAETIGAEASGARTVETETPISAARGETASGEVSVSAPAVPEEPEEPEAIPAEDTEAPVVEEAPVVEEAPVVEEAPVVEEAPTVEEAPVVEEAPVVEEAPADAPADDVVSTEDEPPVVDDDGAIADVGAGEQPVDGAGAASASEAIRIRGLVKSFGDHTAVNGIDLTVPAGSFYGIVGPNGAGKTTTLSIVAGLLRSDRGEVVICGIDQAKKPLAAKRMMGVLPDRLRTFDRLTGRQLLYYYGLLRGLQSDVIEKRVGDLARAFDLGEALNRVVSDYSAGMTKKIMLAGAMIHSPRVLVLDEPFEAVDPVSSAVILDILRAYVAHGGTVILSSHGMDLVERVCSRVAIIVGGEVLAEGTVDEVRAGQTLEARFVELSGGIGEVEGLEWLHTFSD
- a CDS encoding nicotinate phosphoribosyltransferase, producing the protein MTTSTALLTDRYELTMLAAALRDGTASRPSVFELFSRRLSGGRRFGVVAGTGRLLSLLREFRFEDDELRFLRDNNVVDADSLRYLESYRFTGSIRGYREGELYFPGSPILTVEGSFADAVVLETLALSVLNHDSAVATAASRMSIAAGERPLAEMGSRRAAEQSAVAAARAAYIAGFGATSNLEAGRRWGIPTMGTAAHSWTLLHESEEEAFRSQIDSLGTATTLLVDTYDIRTGVETAIRVAGTGLGGVRIDSGDLPIVAAEVRAQLDELGATDTRITVTSDLDEYAIAALAASPVDAYGVGTSVVTGSGYPTASMVYKLVARQDPNGAWIGVAKASTDKASHGGRKAAFRTLVDGVASAETVVVSDGFEELGTPAQHPDGRALQTTFVEGGEIDRSFEGPAGTTSARAHHLRVREELPVRALALSKSDPAIPTVFVDAG
- a CDS encoding phosphocholine cytidylyltransferase family protein, coding for MTLQTVILAAGMGSRLGRALPKPLTELSDGRTIMRQQHDNIRAAFGSDARITSVVGYRAETIIEAFPNVNYVHNERYDETNTSKSLLRALGATGKAGVLWMNGDVVFDPMILGRAAAYIERDQSFVTVNTSKVSDEEVKYTVTAEGFIDKLSKTVRGGLGEAVGINYISAANKKAFMRQLQRVEDQDYFERGLELAIAEDGLLLEPMDVSDLYAVEVDFAEDLERANLFV
- the rph gene encoding ribonuclease PH, translating into MTSIVRADGRSTDQLREITIERGWSAHAEGSALISFGGTKVLCTASFTNGVPRWLTGKGKGWVTAEYSMLPRATNSRNDRESVKGRIGGRTHEISRLIGRALRAVVDTKALGENTIVIDCDVLQADGGTRTAAITGAYVALADAIEWGREKKFIGKNSTPLLDSVSAVSVGIIDGEPMLDLAYVEDVRAETDMNIVVTGRGLFVEVQGTAEGAPFDKRELDALLDLGVAGCADLKSEQLKALAG
- a CDS encoding dihydrofolate reductase family protein, yielding MRELTYYIGVTLDGFIAGPDDEVDFYPVTPAFAETLGTELADIQPAHVRAGRGGVDEPLTRFDTVVMGRRTYEPALQAGITDPYSQLRTVVFSTTVADPDEPNVEIVRTDPVARVRALKAEPGLGIYLAGGAMLAGALLDEIDRLIVKKYPVIAGSGIPMARHPFAPTMFGLDQVRSFDNGCVVLEYTRLRRGRGY
- a CDS encoding DUF3039 domain-containing protein encodes the protein MSTPLDSPDQGGVATLDRELEELLREENLEPGDHERFSHYVKKDKILESAITGKPVRALCGKKWTPGRDPEKFPICPTCKEIYESMVR